The window TATGAGACCATCAAGCTCGCTCGACATTTCGACCAGCGGGCTATTAGCTTCCAGCGGCAGGGGCGGCTCGCGACGTACGCACCAATGACTGGGCAAGAGGGGTCACAGGTCGCCACGAGTCTGGCACTTGCCGAGCAAGACTGGCTATTCCCGACCTACAGAGAGCACGCGGCGAAATACGCGCACGGGATGGAGTTGGCATCACTGTTCGAGCCACTGAGGGGCCATCAGGAGGGATATGCGATCCCTGAAGATGTCAATGTAATGCCTGAGTACATTCCGATTGCAACGCAGGTTCCACAGGCCATGGGAATGGCGTGGGGACACAAGCTACAGGGAAAGACCGATACGGCCGTCATGTGTCACCTCGGCGATGGGGCGACCTCTGAAGGTGACTTCCACGAGGGGCTAAATTTCGCAGGCGTATTCGATGTCCCTGCTGTATTCGTCTGCAACAACAACCAATGGGCGATTTCAGTCCCCCGAGAGCGACAAACCGCGAGTGAAACCATCGCCGAAAAGGCACAGGCGTATGGTCTCGACGGCGTTCGCGTTGACGGGCTGGATCCGCTGGCGGTCTACAAAGTCGCCAGTGAGGCACTGGAGAAAGCCCGGAACCCCGGCCCCGGAGAGCTTCGCCCAACGCTCATCGAGTCTGTCCAGTATCGCTTCGGTGCCCACACCACTGCAGATGACCCATCCGTTTACAGAGACGAATCCGAAGAAGAGGTCTGGCGAGACCGCGACCCTGTGGACCGCATTGAAACGTATCTGTACAACGAGGGCATCCTCGATTCCGACCTTGAGAGTGAGATCCAAGACAGTGTCGAACAAGAAGTTAGCGAGGCGATAGAAACAGCAGAGCAGACAGCAGCGAGTCCAGATAACATCGTCGAGTATGTGTACGAAGACGTTCCAGCGCGACTCGAACAACAGCGGGACGAATTGAACCGACTGCGCGAGAAGTATGACGACGGTGCCTTCTCGGAGGTGCTGGAATGAGTTCGACAGCCAGTACGCAGTCGGGGCAAAACGCACAGAGTCTCACCCTCGTGGAGGCGATACAGGACGGATTGTACACAGAGATGTCGCAGGACGATAGCGTCGTCGTTCTGGGCGAAGACGTCGGGAAGAACGGCGGTGTTTTCAGAGCAACCGACCAGCTATACGAAGAGTTCGGCGAAGACCGTGTCATCGACACTCCACTGGCAGAAGCCGGAATCGTCGGTGCATCGATTGGGCTCGCTCAGACCGGGATGAAGCCTGTTCCTGAGATGCAGTTCATGGGCTTCATGTATCCTGCCTTCGACCAGATCGTCAGTCACGCTGCGCGGCTCCGCAGCCGTAGCCAAGGGCAGTATTCGGTGCCGATGGTGATACGGGCACCATACGGCGGTGGGATCCGGGCCCCAGAGCATCACTCTGAGTCAAAGGAAGCGTTCTTCGTGCACGAGCCCGGACTCAAAGTAGTCTCACCGAGCACGCCGTACGATGCCAAGGGACTGCTAGCGGCGTCTATCCATGACCCGGATCCAGTTATCTTCCTAGAGCCGAAGTTAATCTACCGCGCCTTCCGTGACGATGTCCCGACGAAACCGTATGAAGTGTCACTGAGCGAGGCTGCTGTCCGGCGCGAAGGCAGTGACATTTCAGTCTACACTTGGGGAGCAATGACTCGGCCGGTCCTGATCGCTGCGGAGAATCTGAGCCAGTCACATGGCATCGATGTAGAAGTCATCGACCTTCGAACCCTGTCTCCCCTTGATATCGAGACGATTACAGACTCATTCAAAAAGACTGGCAGAGCCGCGATTGTACACGAAGCACCGAAAACTGGCGGATTAG is drawn from Haloarcula sp. CBA1129 and contains these coding sequences:
- the pdhA gene encoding pyruvate dehydrogenase (acetyl-transferring) E1 component subunit alpha, translating into MNMKNEAGSKDVPAPVREDSDLVQILDAEGNVLPQASVPDISDRQLLELYETIKLARHFDQRAISFQRQGRLATYAPMTGQEGSQVATSLALAEQDWLFPTYREHAAKYAHGMELASLFEPLRGHQEGYAIPEDVNVMPEYIPIATQVPQAMGMAWGHKLQGKTDTAVMCHLGDGATSEGDFHEGLNFAGVFDVPAVFVCNNNQWAISVPRERQTASETIAEKAQAYGLDGVRVDGLDPLAVYKVASEALEKARNPGPGELRPTLIESVQYRFGAHTTADDPSVYRDESEEEVWRDRDPVDRIETYLYNEGILDSDLESEIQDSVEQEVSEAIETAEQTAASPDNIVEYVYEDVPARLEQQRDELNRLREKYDDGAFSEVLE
- a CDS encoding alpha-ketoacid dehydrogenase subunit beta, producing the protein MSSTASTQSGQNAQSLTLVEAIQDGLYTEMSQDDSVVVLGEDVGKNGGVFRATDQLYEEFGEDRVIDTPLAEAGIVGASIGLAQTGMKPVPEMQFMGFMYPAFDQIVSHAARLRSRSQGQYSVPMVIRAPYGGGIRAPEHHSESKEAFFVHEPGLKVVSPSTPYDAKGLLAASIHDPDPVIFLEPKLIYRAFRDDVPTKPYEVSLSEAAVRREGSDISVYTWGAMTRPVLIAAENLSQSHGIDVEVIDLRTLSPLDIETITDSFKKTGRAAIVHEAPKTGGLGAEIATTIQEEALVHQEAPIKRIAGFDAPMPLHSLEDYYLPQAVRIQDGIRETVDF